The following are from one region of the Ruficoccus sp. ZRK36 genome:
- a CDS encoding class I SAM-dependent methyltransferase has translation MKPENYHRLQRLRLENGQAGFDQEAMRPRFERLANRHENGAAPRAVTAYQLFQTPPALARKLVSLLELAPGARVLEPSAGLGRLLDQLQSHAPAEVVAVEMAPQCAGELFQQERERVTIKQRDFLTVTPGEIGAFDAVAMNPPFHMRSDIAHILHARCFLKPGGRLAAICMSTDHRERALRPLCDSWEVLPASTFAEAGTKVDAVLLTISRDA, from the coding sequence ATGAAACCAGAAAATTATCACCGCTTGCAACGCTTGCGCTTGGAGAATGGCCAAGCCGGTTTTGACCAAGAAGCGATGCGCCCGCGCTTTGAACGTTTGGCCAATCGGCACGAGAACGGCGCCGCGCCCCGCGCCGTCACCGCATACCAGCTTTTCCAGACGCCGCCCGCTCTGGCCCGCAAGCTCGTCAGCTTGCTTGAACTGGCGCCGGGAGCACGTGTTTTAGAGCCCTCAGCAGGGCTAGGGCGCCTTTTAGATCAATTACAGTCCCATGCCCCCGCTGAGGTTGTCGCCGTCGAAATGGCCCCGCAGTGCGCCGGGGAGCTTTTCCAGCAGGAACGCGAGCGTGTGACCATCAAGCAACGTGATTTCCTCACCGTTACCCCCGGCGAAATCGGTGCCTTTGACGCCGTGGCGATGAATCCGCCGTTTCACATGCGCAGCGATATTGCGCACATTTTACACGCCAGATGCTTTCTAAAACCCGGAGGAAGGCTTGCGGCTATCTGCATGAGCACGGACCACCGGGAGCGGGCGCTAAGACCCTTGTGCGATTCGTGGGAAGTTCTCCCGGCGTCAACCTTTGCCGAGGCAGGGACAAAGGTTGACGCTGTTCTGTTAACGATTAGTCGAGACGCATAA
- a CDS encoding pseudouridine synthase: protein MSERHYSTWPLLSGEAELIDPEELKSWIVHEDEDVLVIDKPGWIVCHPSKNGPWSSLVGACRELTGLETLHLVARLDRETSGLVLIAKRPASARRLQMAFQERRVEKTYLAIMAGEMTEPVLVNQPLAKDLESEVAARVTVRKSRSAQKARTHFEPLVSGGGYTLVRVKPETGRKHQIRAHAFWLGHPIAGDKIYGPDDTLFLEFITEGWTPRLAAALPMRRQALHAGSLVFENGPSFRLPLAWDMEQFAREVMGVDTTPYTQTAEVKKTAENYGFSS, encoded by the coding sequence GTGAGCGAGCGGCACTACAGCACGTGGCCTCTTCTGAGCGGAGAGGCTGAGTTGATCGATCCCGAGGAGCTTAAAAGCTGGATCGTCCACGAGGACGAGGATGTGCTCGTGATCGACAAGCCCGGCTGGATCGTCTGCCACCCCTCCAAGAATGGCCCGTGGTCAAGCCTCGTCGGGGCCTGTCGGGAGCTGACCGGGCTGGAGACTCTGCATCTGGTGGCCCGGCTGGACCGCGAGACCAGCGGCCTCGTCCTGATCGCCAAGCGTCCTGCCTCGGCCCGGCGGCTGCAGATGGCCTTTCAGGAGCGACGGGTGGAGAAAACCTATCTGGCCATCATGGCGGGTGAAATGACCGAGCCGGTGCTGGTTAACCAGCCGCTGGCCAAGGATTTGGAATCGGAGGTCGCCGCGCGTGTCACCGTCCGCAAGTCCCGCTCTGCGCAAAAGGCGCGCACGCACTTTGAGCCGCTCGTGAGCGGGGGAGGGTATACACTGGTCCGCGTGAAGCCCGAGACGGGCCGCAAGCACCAGATACGCGCCCATGCCTTCTGGCTGGGCCATCCCATCGCCGGGGACAAAATCTACGGCCCGGACGATACGCTCTTTCTGGAGTTTATCACCGAGGGCTGGACACCCCGCCTCGCAGCCGCTCTGCCCATGCGCCGTCAGGCTTTGCATGCGGGCAGTCTGGTCTTCGAAAACGGCCCCAGTTTCCGCCTTCCACTGGCCTGGGACATGGAGCAATTTGCCCGTGAGGTCATGGGCGTGGACACGACTCCGTACACCCAGACAGCCGAAGTGAAAAAAACCGCTGAAAATTACGGTTTTTCCAGTTGA
- a CDS encoding SDR family NAD(P)-dependent oxidoreductase, with protein MNSLKRADKKISAVIVTGGSSGIGESFIASISKLDDNPAICNLSRSEPAKKWLDQGVRHIPCDLSLGQEIERVVPEILTFIDENPGGDVLLINNSGFGGYGEFHDVSLERDLSMIDLNVRACVHLAGRLMPKLIERGGGIINVASTACFQPTPLMATYGATKSFLHSWSLALSDELKDKGVRVLCVCPGPTATNFFRAAGFKESPIKVGTTADKVVEESLRKYFKDSWIVTTGFWNKAGVAISSKLPKVLVTKLSGGTLRKIRQP; from the coding sequence ATGAATAGCTTAAAGCGTGCCGACAAAAAAATATCCGCCGTCATCGTGACGGGCGGATCTTCTGGTATTGGGGAAAGCTTCATAGCTTCGATAAGCAAGTTAGATGATAATCCCGCGATATGCAACCTTTCTCGTTCGGAACCTGCCAAAAAGTGGCTGGATCAGGGGGTAAGGCACATACCGTGCGACTTATCTTTAGGACAGGAAATCGAGCGTGTCGTTCCCGAAATTCTTACCTTTATCGACGAAAATCCCGGTGGCGACGTGCTGCTCATAAATAACAGCGGCTTCGGGGGTTACGGCGAATTTCACGATGTGTCTCTGGAGCGCGATCTGAGCATGATCGACCTAAATGTGCGCGCCTGCGTGCACCTGGCAGGGCGCCTGATGCCGAAGCTCATCGAGCGCGGGGGCGGAATTATCAATGTCGCCTCCACCGCCTGCTTCCAGCCCACGCCGCTGATGGCCACCTATGGCGCCACCAAGTCCTTCCTGCACAGCTGGAGTCTGGCTCTCAGCGACGAGCTCAAGGACAAGGGCGTGCGGGTGCTGTGTGTGTGCCCCGGACCGACCGCGACAAACTTTTTCCGGGCGGCCGGTTTCAAGGAGTCCCCGATCAAGGTCGGGACCACCGCGGACAAGGTCGTCGAGGAGTCCCTGCGTAAGTACTTCAAGGATAGCTGGATCGTCACCACGGGCTTCTGGAACAAGGCCGGGGTCGCCATTTCCTCGAAACTGCCCAAGGTGCTGGTGACCAAGCTCTCCGGCGGCACCCTGCGTAAAATCCGCCAACCGTGA
- the raiA gene encoding ribosome-associated translation inhibitor RaiA, protein MNNKEVIISGLHIDLTAALKNLVVEKTDKLFQHQERIIRMRVELEYNLNKGNGKSEEFIAKGHIEINGAPMIVSVASDDLYKSIDQMVLKLDRKLRRRSRLHRVKRKQPHEVDIPAQLPKVHAA, encoded by the coding sequence ATGAACAATAAAGAAGTGATCATCTCCGGTCTTCATATCGACCTGACCGCAGCCCTCAAGAATCTCGTTGTCGAGAAAACGGACAAGCTGTTCCAGCACCAGGAACGGATTATCCGTATGCGAGTGGAACTCGAGTACAACCTCAATAAGGGTAATGGCAAGTCGGAAGAGTTCATCGCCAAGGGACACATCGAAATCAATGGAGCCCCCATGATTGTGAGTGTTGCCAGCGACGACCTCTACAAGTCGATCGACCAGATGGTCCTCAAGCTTGACCGCAAACTGCGTCGCCGATCACGGCTGCACAGGGTCAAGCGGAAACAGCCTCATGAAGTGGACATCCCGGCACAACTGCCGAAGGTACATGCCGCCTGA
- a CDS encoding Gfo/Idh/MocA family oxidoreductase has protein sequence MAQQADGMNYAPTAANVEQVVKPGEFVFAAAHLDHGHINGMCNGLTEAGGELRYVYEPDAAKRDALLEKFPKAKPVDSLERIFEDKEVKLVAAAAIPSERGPLGCRVMQAGLDYFTDKCPFTTLEQLETARKVVAETGRKYMVYYSERVHVESAWYVDQLIQDGAIGDIVHMEIFGPHRLSKATRPEWFFQKAKYGGILTDIASHQFDQFLHYTRSKGGEVLHARVDNMANQDKPELEDVGEAVLKLDTGASCFSRVNWFTPDGMRGWGDGRSFITGTKGVIEIRKYFDFGRSNTGNQIFLADQQGDQVIECAGKVGFPFFGQLILDFLNRTENAMTQEHAFLASELSLKAQALADAGCPRGQ, from the coding sequence ATGGCACAGCAAGCAGACGGCATGAACTATGCGCCCACCGCGGCGAATGTTGAACAGGTGGTCAAGCCCGGCGAATTCGTTTTCGCGGCTGCTCACCTCGATCACGGCCATATCAATGGCATGTGTAACGGTTTGACGGAGGCGGGCGGTGAGCTGCGCTACGTTTACGAGCCGGACGCTGCCAAGCGGGATGCCCTGCTGGAGAAGTTCCCGAAGGCCAAGCCCGTGGACAGCCTGGAGCGCATCTTCGAGGATAAAGAGGTCAAGCTCGTGGCTGCCGCCGCGATTCCCTCCGAGCGTGGACCGCTCGGGTGCCGCGTCATGCAGGCCGGGCTCGACTACTTTACCGATAAGTGCCCCTTCACCACGCTGGAGCAGCTGGAGACCGCCCGCAAGGTGGTGGCCGAGACGGGCCGCAAGTACATGGTGTACTACTCTGAGCGCGTGCACGTGGAGTCTGCCTGGTACGTCGATCAGCTGATCCAGGATGGCGCTATCGGCGACATCGTGCACATGGAAATCTTTGGCCCGCACCGCCTCTCCAAAGCGACGCGCCCCGAGTGGTTCTTCCAGAAGGCCAAGTACGGCGGTATCCTGACCGACATCGCCTCGCACCAGTTTGACCAGTTCCTGCACTACACCCGCTCCAAGGGTGGGGAAGTGCTCCACGCCCGCGTGGACAACATGGCCAATCAGGACAAGCCCGAGCTGGAAGATGTCGGCGAGGCCGTGCTCAAGCTCGATACCGGTGCCTCCTGCTTCTCGCGCGTCAACTGGTTCACCCCGGACGGTATGCGCGGCTGGGGCGACGGTCGCAGCTTTATCACCGGCACCAAGGGCGTGATCGAAATCCGCAAGTACTTTGACTTCGGCCGCAGCAACACGGGCAACCAGATCTTCCTCGCTGACCAGCAGGGCGATCAGGTGATCGAATGCGCCGGTAAGGTCGGCTTCCCGTTCTTCGGGCAGCTCATTCTCGACTTCCTTAACCGTACCGAGAACGCCATGACCCAGGAGCACGCCTTCCTCGCCTCCGAGCTCTCCCTCAAGGCCCAGGCTCTCGCCGACGCGGGGTGCCCCCGCGGGCAATGA
- a CDS encoding Gfo/Idh/MocA family oxidoreductase, giving the protein MDEVKLGIIGLGNMGGHYAGRLSKGEIKRLRLAAVCDRDEEKLKAADAGDAKRFTDAEEMLKSGLIDAVVIATPHYDHTVLGIKALELGLHTLVEKPISVHKADCERLIAAHTNKDQIFAAMFNQRTDPRYRKLKELIDSGELGKINRINWIITDWFRTRQYYASGGWRATWGGEGGGVLLNQCPHQIDLWQWLFGMPQKVRAFCQVGRFHDIEVEDDVTAYMEYADGSNGVFITTTGEAPGTNRLEIAAERGRIVIEGDTMKWLRNEVTSTEWCETCETGFAKPETWDISLPASGRGEQHMGILKNFTAAILDKAPLIAPAEEGIHSVELANGMIHSSDIGETVSFPLDGVAYETALKKKIETSTFVKKVDQPKGAASNMSNTF; this is encoded by the coding sequence ATGGACGAAGTAAAACTTGGTATTATTGGACTGGGAAACATGGGCGGCCACTACGCCGGCCGGCTTTCCAAGGGAGAAATCAAGCGCCTGCGCCTGGCCGCTGTGTGCGACCGCGACGAGGAAAAACTCAAGGCTGCTGACGCTGGCGACGCCAAGCGCTTCACGGACGCCGAGGAGATGCTCAAGAGCGGGCTGATCGACGCAGTCGTCATCGCTACGCCTCACTACGACCACACCGTGCTGGGCATCAAGGCTCTCGAACTGGGTCTGCACACACTGGTTGAGAAGCCGATCTCCGTGCACAAGGCCGACTGTGAGCGCCTCATCGCCGCCCACACCAACAAGGACCAGATCTTTGCCGCGATGTTTAACCAGCGCACCGACCCGCGCTACCGTAAGCTCAAGGAGCTGATCGACTCGGGCGAGTTGGGCAAGATCAACCGCATCAACTGGATCATCACCGACTGGTTCCGCACCCGCCAGTACTATGCCTCCGGCGGCTGGCGTGCCACCTGGGGTGGCGAAGGCGGCGGCGTGCTGCTCAACCAGTGCCCGCACCAGATCGACCTGTGGCAGTGGCTCTTCGGGATGCCGCAAAAGGTCCGCGCATTTTGCCAGGTAGGCCGTTTCCACGACATTGAGGTCGAGGACGACGTGACCGCCTACATGGAGTACGCCGATGGTTCCAACGGTGTCTTTATCACCACCACGGGTGAAGCCCCCGGCACGAACCGCCTTGAAATCGCCGCCGAGCGTGGCCGTATCGTCATTGAGGGCGATACTATGAAGTGGCTGCGTAACGAGGTGACCAGCACCGAGTGGTGCGAGACCTGCGAAACCGGTTTCGCCAAGCCCGAGACCTGGGACATCTCCCTGCCGGCCAGCGGCCGCGGTGAGCAGCACATGGGGATCCTGAAGAACTTCACGGCAGCCATCCTCGACAAGGCACCCCTTATCGCTCCTGCTGAGGAGGGCATCCACTCCGTGGAGCTGGCCAACGGCATGATCCACTCATCCGACATCGGTGAGACGGTGAGCTTCCCGCTCGACGGCGTCGCCTACGAGACTGCCCTCAAGAAGAAGATCGAGACCTCGACCTTTGTGAAGAAGGTGGACCAGCCCAAGGGCGCGGCCTCCAACATGAGCAACACATTCTAG
- a CDS encoding carbon starvation CstA family protein, which yields MLQILLVLSVILFVIAYRFYGKFLASRCGSDDSIPTPACTHNDGVDYVPTRASIVFGHHFSSIAGAGPIVGPIFAAQYFGWGPTWLWILIGSIFVGGVHDYGSTLMSLRFAGRTVSEITRSLVGKRTAQFFRIFLLLTLMYVIIVFADLTAGTFRTQPAVATASGWFVATAVFFGWMLRRRGAKFGVLLAFFVPLTFAGLAVGHYFPAPVLDKNLWLLLIMLYALVAAVLPVDTLLQPRDFLSSMFLFAMLVLGLGGLLLTTDTLVQIPIFEGFISDKVNPGYIAPMLFITVACGACSGFHSMVASGTTSKQIKRESDTQRVAYGGMLLEGVLAVFALATVAILSTEQTQGQNPVGVFSQGAAVFFSHLGIPPEAGVEFAALTVSTFLLTTLDTCTRLSRFLLEEYFDWRNQTSRYLGTVLVLIPPTAMVFQTFSGQPAWKAIWPMFGSTNQLMAALALVTFVVYLKAKGIRYTFALIPALFMLAMPLLAMGLMAFDAEQPMLLRALSVGMLLLGVFVSAMSLNYVRQQDTALSPQ from the coding sequence ATGCTTCAAATTCTGCTTGTTCTATCGGTGATCCTGTTCGTGATCGCCTATCGCTTTTACGGAAAATTTCTGGCCAGTCGCTGCGGCAGCGACGACTCCATCCCCACCCCGGCCTGCACGCATAATGACGGGGTCGACTATGTGCCGACACGAGCCTCGATCGTATTCGGGCACCACTTCTCCTCGATCGCCGGTGCCGGTCCCATCGTGGGCCCGATCTTTGCCGCCCAGTATTTCGGCTGGGGCCCGACCTGGCTGTGGATTCTCATCGGCTCCATCTTCGTCGGTGGCGTCCATGACTACGGCAGCACGCTGATGAGCCTGCGCTTCGCCGGGCGCACGGTCTCCGAGATCACCCGCTCGCTGGTGGGCAAGCGCACCGCTCAGTTCTTCCGGATATTTCTGCTGCTGACGCTGATGTATGTCATCATCGTTTTCGCGGATCTCACGGCAGGCACCTTCCGCACGCAGCCCGCGGTAGCGACGGCCTCGGGATGGTTTGTGGCCACAGCGGTCTTCTTTGGCTGGATGCTGCGCCGCCGGGGCGCAAAGTTCGGGGTGCTGCTCGCGTTTTTTGTGCCGCTGACCTTCGCCGGGCTGGCGGTGGGCCACTACTTCCCCGCCCCAGTTCTGGATAAAAATCTCTGGCTGCTGCTGATCATGCTCTACGCGCTGGTGGCCGCCGTCCTGCCGGTGGACACGCTGCTGCAGCCGCGCGACTTCCTCAGCTCGATGTTCCTTTTCGCCATGCTCGTGCTCGGGCTGGGCGGACTGCTCCTGACGACAGATACCCTCGTGCAGATCCCGATCTTCGAGGGCTTCATCTCCGACAAGGTCAACCCCGGCTACATCGCCCCCATGCTCTTTATCACCGTAGCCTGCGGCGCCTGTAGCGGATTCCATAGTATGGTGGCCAGCGGGACGACCTCCAAGCAGATCAAACGCGAGTCCGATACCCAACGCGTGGCCTACGGCGGCATGCTGCTGGAGGGGGTGCTCGCGGTCTTCGCACTGGCGACGGTGGCCATCCTCAGCACGGAGCAGACGCAGGGGCAAAACCCGGTCGGCGTCTTCTCACAAGGGGCTGCGGTCTTCTTCTCGCACCTGGGTATCCCGCCCGAGGCTGGCGTGGAGTTCGCCGCCCTGACGGTAAGTACCTTTCTGCTGACCACGCTCGACACCTGCACCCGCCTGAGCCGCTTCCTACTGGAGGAGTACTTCGACTGGCGCAACCAGACCAGCCGCTACCTCGGCACGGTGCTCGTCCTCATCCCGCCGACGGCCATGGTCTTCCAAACCTTTAGCGGTCAGCCCGCCTGGAAAGCCATCTGGCCCATGTTTGGCTCGACCAACCAGCTGATGGCGGCACTCGCACTGGTTACCTTTGTGGTCTACCTCAAGGCCAAGGGCATCCGCTACACCTTCGCGCTGATCCCTGCCCTCTTCATGCTGGCGATGCCGCTGCTCGCCATGGGGCTGATGGCCTTCGACGCGGAGCAACCCATGCTCCTGCGCGCTCTCAGCGTAGGCATGCTGCTGCTGGGGGTTTTCGTCTCGGCCATGTCCCTGAACTACGTCCGTCAGCAGGACACCGCTCTCAGCCCGCAATGA
- the proS gene encoding proline--tRNA ligase: MAKAKTAITPTRAEDYPEWYQQVIKAADMAENSPVRGCMVIKPWGYTLWENIQRVLDQMFKDTGHVNAYFPLFIPKSYLEKEAAHVEGFAKECAVVTHSRLVDDGNGGLKPDSPLEEPLIVRPTSETIIGEMYAKWVQSYRDLPILINQWANVVRWEMRTRLFLRTAEFLWQEGHTVHATSEEAMEETRKMLAVYADFAENTMAMPVICGEKTAGERFPGADHTFSIEAMMQDRKALQAGTSHFLGQNFSKASGIKFQNEQGEEELAWTTSWGVSTRLIGGLIMTHADDDGLVLPPRLAPSHVVILPVMHKPETADAVLAYCESLKKELQEQCFGGRRVEVEIDKRDMRGGEKRWSWIKKGVPLLVEAGPRDIENNAVFVARRDTGEKQGLSRAEFVATVAERLQGIQDDMLARAKAHRDANTQTIDTLEDFKAYFTPKSAERPEIHGGFAIAHWGGDAEDEDRLAKEMKVTIRNIPLEGQFGYDGEPGTCIYTGKPSPQRVIFAKSY, translated from the coding sequence ATGGCAAAAGCGAAGACAGCCATCACCCCGACGCGGGCCGAGGACTACCCGGAATGGTACCAGCAGGTCATCAAGGCCGCCGACATGGCGGAAAATTCGCCCGTGCGCGGGTGCATGGTGATCAAGCCGTGGGGCTACACCCTCTGGGAAAACATCCAGCGCGTGCTCGACCAGATGTTTAAGGACACCGGTCACGTGAACGCCTATTTCCCGCTCTTCATCCCGAAGAGTTACCTCGAAAAGGAAGCCGCCCACGTCGAGGGCTTCGCCAAGGAATGTGCCGTGGTGACGCATTCTCGCCTCGTGGACGATGGCAACGGCGGGCTCAAGCCTGACAGCCCGCTGGAGGAGCCGCTTATCGTGCGCCCAACCTCCGAGACCATTATCGGCGAAATGTATGCCAAGTGGGTGCAGAGCTACCGCGATCTGCCCATCCTCATCAACCAGTGGGCCAACGTCGTTCGCTGGGAGATGCGTACCCGTCTGTTTCTGCGCACCGCGGAGTTCCTCTGGCAAGAGGGGCACACCGTCCACGCCACCTCCGAGGAGGCGATGGAGGAGACCCGCAAGATGCTCGCCGTCTATGCCGACTTCGCCGAGAACACCATGGCGATGCCTGTCATCTGTGGTGAGAAAACCGCTGGTGAGCGTTTCCCCGGAGCGGACCATACCTTTTCCATCGAGGCCATGATGCAGGACCGTAAGGCTCTGCAGGCCGGGACGAGCCACTTCCTGGGGCAGAACTTCTCCAAGGCCAGCGGCATTAAGTTCCAGAATGAACAGGGCGAGGAAGAGCTCGCCTGGACGACCTCCTGGGGCGTGTCCACCCGCCTGATCGGTGGGCTTATCATGACCCATGCCGACGACGACGGCCTCGTGCTGCCGCCGCGTCTGGCTCCCTCGCATGTGGTTATCCTGCCCGTCATGCACAAGCCCGAGACGGCTGACGCCGTGCTCGCGTACTGCGAGTCGCTGAAAAAGGAACTGCAGGAGCAGTGCTTCGGCGGTCGCCGGGTCGAGGTCGAGATCGACAAGCGCGACATGCGCGGTGGTGAAAAGCGCTGGAGCTGGATCAAGAAGGGTGTGCCGCTCCTCGTCGAGGCTGGTCCGCGCGACATCGAGAACAATGCGGTCTTCGTCGCCCGCCGCGATACTGGCGAAAAGCAGGGGCTGTCCCGCGCCGAGTTTGTCGCCACGGTGGCCGAGCGCCTGCAGGGCATTCAGGACGATATGCTCGCCCGCGCCAAGGCCCACCGCGACGCCAACACGCAGACGATTGACACGCTCGAAGACTTTAAGGCCTACTTCACCCCGAAGAGTGCCGAGCGCCCGGAGATCCACGGTGGTTTTGCCATCGCTCACTGGGGCGGCGACGCCGAGGACGAGGATCGCCTCGCCAAGGAAATGAAGGTGACGATCCGCAACATCCCGCTCGAAGGCCAGTTCGGCTACGACGGCGAGCCCGGCACCTGCATCTATACCGGCAAGCCGAGCCCGCAGCGCGTCATCTTCGCCAAGAGCTACTAG
- a CDS encoding LacI family DNA-binding transcriptional regulator, whose translation MPDGTPTLKDISAKTGYGLSTVSLALRKPEALKPKTVAAIRQAADELGYRPNPMVSALMTQVRTRRSQVGQTTLGLISLFGKPGQHGQFSNAYYSLIYRALEQAADATGYRVDEFFLGKEPLSGARLTQILKTRGIRGIILFPGRDDGLSVYPELDWSAFSTVLIGYNPLLTHFNQVVSDYYYDIDCALRKVDEAGLKRVGFAITRRVDDHTNQRWASRFLYFQQRTPKRDQVPVLISETDLEHRAAVAPWYFKHRPEVILVAGSGVQGNLRDAGVRVPEDVRLINLVQRDEPGMAGINPFTEELGRAAIEQLASQLQSNQVGLPAYPAVISIKGVWSPGTSFPEPKTFAV comes from the coding sequence ATGCCCGACGGAACCCCCACGCTCAAAGACATTTCAGCAAAGACCGGCTACGGTTTGTCCACGGTCTCGCTCGCCCTGCGTAAGCCCGAAGCCCTCAAGCCCAAGACAGTGGCGGCCATCCGCCAGGCGGCTGATGAGCTTGGGTATCGCCCGAATCCGATGGTGTCCGCGCTGATGACGCAGGTGCGGACCCGCCGCAGTCAGGTCGGGCAGACGACGCTGGGGTTGATCAGTCTGTTCGGTAAGCCCGGCCAGCATGGCCAGTTTTCGAATGCCTATTACTCTCTCATCTACCGTGCGCTTGAGCAGGCGGCTGATGCCACCGGCTACCGTGTGGACGAGTTTTTCCTCGGTAAGGAGCCCCTCTCGGGTGCTCGCCTGACGCAGATACTAAAGACGCGCGGCATCCGCGGGATTATCCTTTTTCCGGGGAGGGACGATGGCCTGTCGGTTTACCCCGAGCTGGACTGGTCTGCATTCAGTACGGTGCTGATCGGCTACAATCCTCTGCTGACACATTTTAACCAGGTCGTCTCCGACTATTATTACGACATCGACTGTGCCCTGCGAAAGGTGGACGAAGCCGGCCTGAAGCGCGTTGGCTTCGCCATCACCCGTCGGGTGGACGATCACACGAACCAGCGTTGGGCCTCGCGCTTTCTGTATTTTCAGCAGCGTACCCCAAAGCGCGACCAGGTGCCGGTGTTGATCTCGGAGACGGACCTGGAGCACCGCGCGGCGGTTGCCCCGTGGTATTTCAAGCACCGGCCCGAGGTCATCCTCGTCGCCGGGAGTGGGGTGCAGGGTAACCTGCGGGACGCCGGGGTGCGCGTGCCGGAAGATGTACGCCTGATCAACCTCGTGCAGCGAGACGAGCCGGGGATGGCGGGGATTAACCCCTTTACGGAGGAGCTTGGGCGGGCAGCGATTGAGCAGTTGGCCTCCCAGCTCCAGAGTAATCAGGTCGGCCTGCCAGCCTACCCGGCAGTCATTTCGATCAAGGGTGTCTGGTCGCCGGGCACATCCTTTCCCGAGCCGAAGACGTTCGCGGTCTAG